The Fulvivirga ligni genome window below encodes:
- a CDS encoding LytR/AlgR family response regulator transcription factor codes for MKALIIDDERLARKELINLLKDYSQIEIVGEAANADEAFEMINELHPDLLFLDIQMPGKTGFELLEMLDNVPHVIFTTAYDEFALKAFEVNALDYLLKPIQTERLNESLNKLLKKSEPVKEVAIEDQKKLTLSDQVFVKDGDKCWFVRLSDVRLFESDGNYIKVYFDNNKPMIHKSLNALDEKLDTRSFFRASRKHIVNLSWVESIEPWFNGGLMVKLKGGDKVEVSRRQAAKFKEMMSL; via the coding sequence ATGAAGGCATTAATTATAGATGACGAGAGATTAGCGAGGAAGGAGCTGATTAATTTATTAAAGGATTATAGTCAAATAGAAATAGTAGGTGAGGCGGCCAATGCTGATGAAGCGTTTGAGATGATCAATGAGCTGCACCCTGATTTATTGTTTCTGGATATACAAATGCCAGGTAAAACGGGTTTTGAGTTACTGGAGATGTTGGATAATGTGCCACATGTGATTTTTACTACAGCCTATGACGAGTTTGCATTGAAGGCTTTTGAAGTGAATGCTCTAGACTATTTACTAAAACCTATCCAAACCGAACGTTTAAACGAAAGCCTAAATAAGCTTTTGAAAAAATCAGAGCCTGTTAAAGAAGTGGCCATTGAGGATCAGAAGAAATTAACTCTATCTGATCAGGTATTTGTGAAGGATGGAGATAAATGCTGGTTTGTAAGATTATCTGATGTTAGGCTTTTTGAATCTGACGGTAATTATATCAAAGTATATTTTGATAATAATAAGCCAATGATCCATAAGTCCTTGAATGCCCTGGATGAAAAATTGGATACACGCAGCTTTTTCAGAGCCAGCCGAAAGCACATCGTAAACTTAAGCTGGGTAGAAAGTATCGAGCCCTGGTTTAACGGAGGTCTTATGGTTAAACTAAAAGGTGGTGATAAAGTAGAGGTTAGCAGAAGACAAGCAGCTAAATTCAAGGAAATGATGAGTCTCTAA
- the hemW gene encoding radical SAM family heme chaperone HemW, with translation MAGIYIHIPFCKQACHYCDFHFSTNQSYVAQMTAAICDEIKLQRNYLEREVIDTVYFGGGTPSLLSQGQVDQILNTLAKYHNINENAEISFEANPDDLDLKKLGELSESGINRLSIGIQSFSEDVLKFLNRAHNRDQALNSIHWAREAGFENISIDLIYGISINNHIGWKSDLKTILEIKPEHISSYCLTIEPQTVFGHRAKKGQFPKQDEEFEAEQYDMLISQLISAGYLHYEVSNFCLPEKYSRHNSNYWKQKKYLGLGPGAHSYNMTERQFNVSHNHKYMSSIQEGTVPADFEVLTLEEKINEYILTTIRTIWGCDLSYLKDKHGYDLYSRKYSYLNDLISNKFAMLEGTSLKLTEEGLLLADEISSALFV, from the coding sequence ATGGCAGGTATCTACATCCATATTCCGTTCTGCAAGCAAGCATGTCACTACTGCGATTTTCATTTCAGCACAAATCAAAGTTATGTGGCTCAAATGACAGCAGCAATTTGTGATGAAATAAAATTACAACGCAATTATTTAGAAAGGGAAGTTATTGACACTGTTTATTTTGGTGGCGGCACCCCTTCATTGCTTAGTCAAGGTCAAGTGGACCAGATTCTTAATACTTTAGCCAAATATCATAACATTAATGAAAACGCGGAGATTTCATTTGAGGCCAACCCTGATGATTTAGATCTAAAGAAGCTTGGAGAACTATCTGAGTCAGGCATTAATCGACTAAGTATAGGGATTCAATCATTCTCTGAGGATGTTTTAAAATTTCTAAATAGGGCACATAATCGTGATCAAGCCCTAAATTCTATACATTGGGCTAGAGAAGCTGGTTTTGAGAATATAAGCATTGATCTCATCTATGGTATTTCAATCAATAACCACATTGGATGGAAAAGCGATTTAAAAACTATCCTTGAGATAAAGCCTGAGCACATATCTTCTTATTGCTTGACAATAGAGCCTCAAACAGTCTTTGGTCATAGGGCAAAGAAAGGCCAATTCCCAAAACAGGATGAAGAATTTGAGGCTGAGCAGTACGATATGTTAATTAGTCAATTAATATCAGCAGGATATTTACATTATGAAGTTTCTAATTTTTGCCTCCCTGAAAAATATTCAAGGCATAATTCGAACTATTGGAAACAGAAGAAATATCTAGGGCTAGGTCCGGGAGCTCATTCTTATAATATGACGGAGAGACAATTTAATGTAAGCCATAACCACAAGTATATGAGCAGTATACAAGAAGGAACGGTGCCAGCTGACTTTGAAGTGCTCACCCTGGAGGAGAAAATAAATGAGTATATTTTAACGACAATTAGAACAATTTGGGGATGTGATTTGAGTTATCTTAAAGATAAGCATGGTTACGATCTCTATTCGAGAAAGTATTCATATCTCAACGATTTGATTTCCAATAAGTTTGCAATGCTTGAGGGAACAAGTCTGAAATTGACAGAAGAAGGTCTATTGTTAGCTGACGAAATTTCATCCGCATTATTTGTGTAA
- a CDS encoding BamA/TamA family outer membrane protein has translation MKIAVVTCLLAERNMDVDTCHLRIIANLKFLVRITCLAGLILLSPQVFAQTYLINYYDLEQDSPYATQMVSDSILIAGNIKNELREKVYQGYLSAQISELNQQDSVVNVIIERGQIFEWARLSAGNVPETLLSKAGFRERFFSNKPFKIKELTRLFEGIIKQSENSGLPFASVMLDSLTIVGGSVESTLLYEAGPSITYDSLVVQGNVNVKDKWLANYLRLSYGKPFQQKNIDEIGKLISQLNFLILEKEPEITFQNDQARVILSLKHKKADYIDGVIGFLPNAQADGRLMVTGQFDLRLSNLFRSGKSFEVEWKRLKPESQLLDMSLQLPNILSTPLNVEFNFNLFKEDSTFINRSGLIGLNYSFRKNNIAFLNEFTSSRKLTSTDNSEIVPNLDLNYYGVVYRRSDPNISEVGKSALQLLFSGALGNKKVSQATLPGLVTSDSLNSESVQYKLQGMIHYSFPLTKYFKLNHKLSGAALINDHLYINDLFRVGGLKSLRGFNENNFYASSYFLSNVQLEWYFNYDSYLYLFYDQSVMRNKVSSMGLTAPLGAGLGLSLPTGNGRVNLAYAIGRSDEQPFSARLSKFHFGYVANF, from the coding sequence ATGAAAATCGCAGTAGTGACATGCTTGCTTGCAGAACGGAATATGGATGTAGATACCTGCCATTTGAGAATAATTGCAAACTTAAAGTTTTTAGTAAGGATTACGTGCCTGGCAGGTCTTATACTTTTGTCTCCTCAGGTTTTTGCACAAACATATCTAATCAACTATTATGATCTCGAGCAAGACTCTCCCTATGCCACCCAAATGGTTTCTGATAGTATATTGATTGCGGGCAATATTAAAAATGAACTTAGAGAAAAGGTATACCAAGGATATTTGTCTGCTCAGATATCAGAATTAAATCAGCAAGATTCGGTTGTCAATGTCATTATTGAAAGAGGCCAGATATTCGAATGGGCCAGGTTGTCTGCCGGAAACGTGCCAGAGACCTTGTTAAGTAAAGCAGGATTTAGAGAAAGATTCTTTTCTAATAAGCCATTCAAGATCAAGGAGCTAACCAGGCTTTTCGAAGGAATAATAAAGCAGAGTGAAAACAGCGGACTTCCATTTGCATCTGTAATGTTAGATTCCCTTACAATTGTTGGTGGAAGTGTTGAAAGTACCTTGTTATACGAGGCGGGGCCTTCGATCACTTATGATAGCTTGGTGGTTCAGGGAAATGTAAATGTTAAAGATAAGTGGCTGGCTAATTATTTGCGTTTGAGTTACGGTAAACCTTTTCAACAAAAGAATATTGATGAAATCGGTAAACTTATTTCTCAGTTAAATTTTCTGATTTTAGAAAAAGAGCCAGAAATAACTTTTCAAAATGACCAGGCGAGGGTCATCCTAAGTTTAAAGCATAAAAAAGCTGACTACATAGATGGAGTTATTGGCTTTTTGCCCAATGCTCAGGCCGATGGAAGGCTCATGGTCACAGGCCAGTTTGATCTTAGGCTTTCAAACCTCTTTAGAAGTGGAAAATCCTTTGAGGTAGAATGGAAAAGATTAAAGCCAGAGTCACAGTTGCTCGATATGTCTTTGCAGCTTCCAAATATTTTGAGTACTCCTTTAAATGTTGAGTTTAACTTTAACCTTTTTAAAGAAGATAGCACCTTTATTAATCGCAGTGGTTTAATAGGCCTGAATTACTCATTCAGGAAAAATAATATCGCTTTTTTAAATGAATTCACTTCTTCAAGAAAGCTCACCAGTACTGATAACTCTGAGATTGTCCCCAATCTGGATCTTAATTATTATGGTGTAGTGTATAGGCGAAGTGATCCTAACATAAGTGAAGTAGGTAAATCAGCGTTACAGCTACTATTTAGTGGAGCGCTTGGAAATAAAAAGGTTAGTCAGGCAACTCTTCCAGGTTTAGTTACTTCAGATAGTCTCAATTCTGAGTCAGTCCAATATAAACTGCAGGGTATGATTCATTATTCTTTTCCTTTGACTAAATATTTTAAGTTGAACCATAAATTATCCGGGGCTGCACTCATAAACGATCATTTATATATAAATGATCTTTTCAGAGTAGGCGGCCTAAAATCTCTAAGAGGATTTAATGAGAATAACTTTTATGCATCAAGCTATTTTTTATCCAATGTACAACTAGAGTGGTATTTTAATTATGACTCATATTTGTATTTGTTTTATGATCAATCTGTTATGCGAAATAAGGTAAGTTCAATGGGACTAACTGCACCACTGGGGGCAGGCTTAGGTTTATCACTTCCAACGGGTAATGGGCGAGTTAATTTGGCTTATGCCATAGGGAGATCTGATGAACAACCTTTTAGTGCAAGACTTTCTAAATTTCATTTCGGTTATGTGGCCAATTTCTAA
- a CDS encoding DUF4271 domain-containing protein, translating into MLIKQRRQSNFNNVIFVSILILAIFLAVLYSFYVNTFIEFFKLRRAIGVREIDENLLKNRPLNGVNLLFYLFLSLLIGLTVFFCANLSQIFQDIGMFRADTFIEGLLNWIKISLLIFLWLTIKYLLIGNLTGLFKLGSFLNSHFINYVRISMVIFSVGLVFLVFSYYGFGIVSANYYIILFNIMLILMGIKIIILFFKLLNTGAYRTLHLFSYLCGTEVIPYILLLYLGLNQPF; encoded by the coding sequence GTGTTAATAAAGCAAAGAAGACAAAGTAATTTCAACAATGTGATTTTTGTGTCTATACTAATACTGGCAATTTTCCTGGCGGTATTGTATAGCTTCTATGTCAATACCTTTATCGAGTTCTTCAAATTGAGGAGAGCCATTGGGGTAAGAGAGATAGATGAGAACCTCTTAAAGAATAGACCTCTGAATGGTGTCAATCTCCTTTTTTACCTTTTCCTTAGTTTGCTTATAGGACTTACGGTATTCTTCTGTGCTAATCTGTCACAGATTTTCCAGGATATAGGAATGTTCAGAGCTGATACATTTATAGAGGGGCTTCTTAATTGGATTAAGATTTCCTTACTTATTTTCTTATGGCTAACAATCAAATATTTACTCATAGGAAACCTTACGGGGCTATTTAAGCTTGGTAGTTTTCTGAATTCACATTTTATTAATTATGTGAGAATTTCCATGGTTATTTTCTCAGTTGGATTAGTATTTTTAGTATTCTCTTATTATGGTTTCGGGATAGTATCAGCTAATTATTATATTATTTTGTTTAATATTATGTTAATCTTAATGGGAATTAAGATTATTATCTTGTTTTTTAAGCTATTGAATACTGGTGCGTATAGAACTTTGCATTTATTTTCCTACCTTTGCGGCACAGAAGTAATACCATATATTTTACTTCTGTATTTAGGACTAAATCAACCATTCTGA
- a CDS encoding PorP/SprF family type IX secretion system membrane protein, which produces MRRIIFYISLVALFFSFNGASAQQDAQFSYYMKNMLFYNPAFAGSEGVTQMTLIHRRQWAGYQGTFDDGGAPTTSVFSMTTPIYRFKSGFGAHVVNDQLGPINNLEMQVSYAYHLGIKNSKLSFGLRAGLVSMSIDRDKYNAIDPDDEILQAGEESQIRPDMAVGVYYRSEKYYAGLSFNHILKSEFNFGIDAIRNPFENHAYFTLGYVHEVNFDVKVSPSMLVYTDFNEYSFVLGGLAYYKDQMWGGLSYRQSEDINVLLGYNFLKDKSLSFGYSFGYVISQQDAKKPTTHEVLVSYQLPVNPGSGKKIVRSPRFRH; this is translated from the coding sequence ATGCGTAGGATAATTTTTTACATATCACTGGTGGCGCTATTTTTTAGCTTTAATGGAGCTAGCGCACAGCAAGATGCCCAATTTTCATATTACATGAAGAATATGCTCTTTTATAACCCTGCTTTTGCAGGAAGTGAAGGAGTTACCCAAATGACTTTGATCCATAGAAGACAATGGGCTGGTTATCAAGGTACTTTTGATGATGGTGGTGCACCAACTACCTCTGTCTTTAGTATGACCACTCCCATCTATAGATTTAAGAGTGGATTTGGAGCTCATGTAGTAAATGATCAGCTCGGTCCGATAAATAATTTGGAAATGCAGGTTTCCTATGCCTACCATTTAGGTATAAAGAATTCCAAGCTAAGCTTTGGTTTGCGCGCTGGACTTGTTTCAATGTCAATAGATAGAGATAAATATAATGCTATTGATCCTGATGACGAGATCCTACAAGCAGGAGAGGAATCTCAGATAAGACCAGACATGGCTGTGGGTGTTTATTATAGATCTGAAAAATATTATGCAGGCTTGAGCTTTAATCACATTTTAAAATCAGAATTTAATTTTGGTATAGATGCGATTAGAAATCCTTTCGAAAATCATGCTTATTTTACGTTAGGATATGTTCACGAGGTTAATTTTGATGTAAAAGTTTCTCCCTCAATGCTAGTATATACTGACTTTAATGAGTATAGTTTTGTATTAGGCGGACTTGCATATTATAAAGATCAGATGTGGGGTGGGTTATCTTATCGCCAGTCGGAGGATATAAATGTGTTGCTCGGATACAATTTTTTAAAGGATAAGTCGTTAAGCTTTGGCTATTCGTTCGGTTATGTTATTAGTCAGCAAGATGCCAAGAAACCAACGACACATGAAGTTTTAGTGAGTTATCAATTACCTGTGAACCCTGGCAGTGGGAAGAAAATAGTGAGATCACCGAGGTTCAGACATTAA
- a CDS encoding NAD(P)/FAD-dependent oxidoreductase, which produces MKEANQKNIPIPASKYPRLIVIGGGFAGVKLIKKLSKQPLQIVLFDRNNYHTFQPLLYQVATAGLEPDSIADPLRKQLEPVRDFFFRMAEVYSINHQEKYITTEIGDMSFDYLVIATGSKTNYFGNESIMTHAFPLKQIPQALDLRSHILQNFEAATITTDPDKMECMMNLAIVGGGPTGVEVAGALGELKKNILPADYPELDFDKMNIILLEGADKLLSAMSGFASKRALKYLKKFDVEVRLKTLVTSYDGITAKLNNGDEIKTCTLIWAAGVQGNYPDGLEDDMVERGRLKVDGFNKIEGTDNIYAIGDIALMKADEDYPNGHPMLAPVAIQQGDHLASNIAKMLKGKEPKKFKYKDKGSMATIGRNKAVVDMGKLRFGGFVAWLIWMFIHLISIIGFRNRLIVFSNWVWNYFTYDKGTRLIIRKFIPGNKIKEE; this is translated from the coding sequence ATGAAAGAAGCCAATCAAAAAAACATCCCGATTCCCGCTTCAAAATATCCAAGACTCATCGTTATAGGAGGAGGATTCGCCGGAGTTAAGCTCATCAAAAAGTTAAGTAAGCAGCCCTTGCAAATAGTACTTTTCGATAGGAATAATTATCACACTTTTCAACCCTTATTATATCAGGTAGCCACGGCAGGATTAGAGCCGGATTCCATAGCTGATCCACTACGAAAGCAGCTGGAGCCAGTTAGGGATTTTTTCTTTAGAATGGCCGAGGTGTACTCTATTAATCACCAGGAAAAATACATCACCACGGAAATAGGTGATATGTCTTTTGACTATTTGGTGATAGCAACTGGCTCAAAGACCAATTACTTTGGTAATGAGTCTATTATGACGCATGCTTTTCCATTGAAGCAAATACCACAGGCACTTGACTTGCGTAGCCATATTCTTCAAAATTTTGAGGCGGCTACCATTACCACGGATCCAGATAAAATGGAATGCATGATGAACCTGGCCATTGTGGGTGGTGGACCTACGGGTGTGGAGGTAGCCGGTGCTTTAGGTGAATTGAAAAAGAACATCCTCCCTGCAGATTATCCTGAATTGGATTTCGATAAAATGAACATTATTCTTTTAGAAGGGGCAGATAAGTTGCTTTCTGCCATGTCTGGATTCGCTTCTAAAAGAGCCCTTAAATATCTAAAGAAGTTTGATGTAGAGGTTAGGCTTAAAACCTTAGTGACTTCTTACGACGGCATTACTGCCAAATTGAATAATGGTGATGAGATCAAAACTTGCACACTTATATGGGCAGCAGGTGTTCAGGGTAACTATCCTGATGGCCTGGAAGATGACATGGTGGAGCGTGGCCGTTTAAAAGTTGATGGCTTCAATAAGATAGAAGGCACTGATAATATTTATGCCATTGGAGATATCGCCTTAATGAAGGCTGATGAAGATTATCCTAACGGACACCCGATGTTGGCGCCAGTAGCCATCCAGCAGGGAGATCATCTGGCCTCGAATATTGCCAAGATGCTGAAGGGCAAAGAACCTAAAAAATTTAAGTATAAAGACAAAGGTTCTATGGCCACTATCGGTAGAAATAAGGCCGTAGTGGATATGGGTAAATTAAGATTTGGAGGCTTTGTGGCCTGGCTTATCTGGATGTTTATCCATTTAATATCAATCATAGGCTTTAGAAATAGACTAATCGTATTTAGTAACTGGGTGTGGAATTATTTTACTTACGATAAGGGTACCAGGCTCATTATTCGTAAGTTCATACCTGGAAATAAAATAAAAGAGGAATGA
- a CDS encoding sensor histidine kinase, translating into MNKHKLYWILQVGGWLFYTLVQIFGFIVFEGKAVHAFQIIFWFIEGGIFLLASHIFRNIIVNRGWLVLHMPRLIPRIIASVLALGFLVYAARILVSYLFKIYNPSMIFDPSKVIALSITFALILFVWAVLYFIYHYFEKYNLSLQHEAAINEIELNNLKSQLNPHFIFNALNSIRALVDENPMKSKNAITQLSNILRNSLISDKKRLTKFEDELNTVKDYLSLESIRFEERLVTKFEIHPDSYEFLVPPLMLQTLVENGIKHGISRLKEGGIIYLKTTISDSQLKVQIRNSGQLNEGSEDIQVDDKPGLGLKNTRKRLKLLYGEEAYLKIFNETDNIVVTELVIPKE; encoded by the coding sequence TTGAATAAGCATAAATTATATTGGATCCTCCAGGTGGGCGGATGGTTGTTTTACACCTTGGTTCAGATATTTGGGTTCATTGTATTCGAAGGAAAAGCGGTTCATGCTTTTCAAATAATATTTTGGTTTATTGAAGGTGGTATCTTCTTGCTGGCCAGCCATATATTTAGAAATATCATTGTAAATAGAGGTTGGCTGGTGCTACATATGCCAAGACTGATCCCGAGAATCATAGCTTCTGTTTTGGCACTTGGCTTTCTGGTTTATGCTGCTAGAATTTTAGTCAGTTATCTTTTCAAGATTTATAATCCTTCAATGATCTTTGATCCCTCGAAGGTGATTGCACTCAGCATTACTTTTGCCTTAATTCTATTCGTGTGGGCAGTTTTATACTTCATTTATCATTATTTCGAAAAATATAATCTTTCTCTGCAGCATGAGGCTGCTATAAATGAGATAGAGCTTAATAATCTCAAATCTCAATTAAACCCACATTTCATTTTCAATGCGCTAAATAGCATTCGGGCATTAGTGGATGAAAATCCGATGAAGTCTAAAAATGCTATCACCCAACTTTCTAATATTCTACGTAATTCCCTTATATCAGATAAAAAAAGACTCACTAAATTTGAAGATGAGCTAAATACCGTAAAAGATTATTTAAGTTTAGAAAGTATTCGTTTTGAGGAGCGACTGGTCACCAAATTTGAGATCCATCCAGATTCATATGAATTCCTGGTTCCCCCACTTATGTTACAAACATTAGTTGAGAACGGTATTAAACATGGAATCTCTAGGCTTAAAGAAGGTGGTATTATATATTTAAAAACTACTATTTCAGATTCTCAACTTAAAGTACAGATCAGAAATAGCGGGCAACTGAACGAAGGTTCAGAAGATATTCAAGTGGATGACAAGCCGGGCTTAGGCCTGAAAAACACCAGAAAAAGGCTTAAGCTTTTGTATGGCGAAGAGGCATACTTGAAGATTTTTAATGAAACAGATAATATTGTAGTAACAGAACTAGTAATACCTAAAGAATGA
- a CDS encoding uroporphyrinogen-III synthase has protein sequence MTDQVKERIRPVKSILVSQPKPSNDNSPYFMLAEKYNIKVDFRPFIQVDPVSIKEFRQQKIDILNHTAIIFTSRNAVDHFFSICGELKIEMPADMKYFCISEQTANYLQKYIVIRKRKIFTGHRTAGDLIEILKKHKNEKYLFPCSDIRKDDIPVFLGENDFKFSEAVIYRTVASDLSDLEDVYYDILAFFSPSGINSLLVNFPDFKQNNTRIAAFGPTTAKAVREANMILDIEAPLPNAPSMTGAIELYIKKANGIK, from the coding sequence ATGACCGATCAAGTGAAAGAAAGGATACGTCCCGTTAAGAGTATCCTGGTGTCTCAGCCGAAACCAAGTAATGATAATTCGCCATATTTCATGTTGGCAGAAAAATACAATATCAAAGTAGATTTTCGTCCATTCATCCAGGTCGATCCTGTATCGATTAAGGAGTTTAGACAGCAAAAGATTGATATTTTAAATCATACTGCCATAATATTTACAAGTAGAAATGCCGTAGACCATTTCTTTAGTATATGTGGTGAGCTGAAAATTGAAATGCCTGCAGATATGAAATACTTCTGTATTTCAGAGCAAACTGCTAACTATCTGCAGAAATATATAGTAATTCGAAAAAGAAAAATTTTTACAGGCCATAGAACAGCTGGAGATCTAATCGAAATTCTTAAGAAACATAAGAATGAGAAATATTTATTCCCATGCTCGGATATAAGAAAGGACGATATACCTGTATTCCTTGGTGAAAATGATTTTAAATTTTCAGAAGCAGTAATATATCGTACAGTAGCTAGTGACTTGTCAGACTTAGAAGATGTTTATTATGACATACTAGCCTTCTTTAGTCCTTCTGGTATTAACTCTCTTTTAGTGAACTTTCCTGACTTCAAACAGAATAACACTAGAATAGCAGCTTTTGGACCTACCACGGCCAAAGCTGTTAGAGAAGCTAATATGATTCTTGATATTGAAGCTCCTTTACCTAATGCACCATCTATGACAGGTGCTATTGAGCTTTATATTAAGAAGGCGAATGGGATCAAATAA